A single window of Gimesia chilikensis DNA harbors:
- a CDS encoding DUF1549 and DUF1553 domain-containing protein, with the protein MFRLLSEQNSKTRSYRLIWMIVCLLVSGQGMLVAAEKMPLADDSAKRKVYFTTDVVPLLTRLNCNSGGCHGKSTGQNGFKISLLGFDPAMDYTAIARESRGRRIFPGDPDRSLLLLKATGLVPHGGGRLLEADSADYALLYDWIEQGAIGPHPDDPEINKIELSPGNRVFQQRSSLKLQVTAHFSDGTQRDVTHQSIYESNYPEIGKVDQEGLITTQSRGGVFAVMARFGEKITVFQGVVPYHSTGQQNFAGYPSEEKLSKIDLHLVAQWKKLGILPSKPVDDATFIRRVTLDICGTLPTVDEVRLYLADSRPDKRERLIDRLLERPEYASYFALKWADILQNRGSGYGTRNQRAGTMLFSAWIRDSIAANKPYDRFVTELLTATGRQAQNPPAIWYRSVRSTPDYVESVAQAFLGVRVQCAQCHHHPAERWSEDDYYSFAAIFSRVGRKGGFADAEVPTNEVIYLKDEGKVHNPRSGRLMQPRPLGGPDFEVSRFDDPRRNLAKWMTSPENPFFARTMVNRMWGHFFGRGIIHPIDDARSTNPPTNPVLLDELAYDFAANGYDVKQLIREITNSYAYSLSANPNETNAEDSQCFARYYPKRLSAEVLLDGISQVLDVPTVFPGGPGVFPEGMRAVNLPDENVRFNFLDVFGRPARTSACECERTVDPALSQALELVNSKEIQRKLTDKNGYIELLASNQKTHSDNVREIFVRTLSRPPRTSEVETAVKYLNSEKNRHEAYRSLVWALLATNEFMMNH; encoded by the coding sequence ATGTTCCGTCTCCTATCTGAGCAGAATTCAAAAACACGAAGTTATCGGCTGATCTGGATGATCGTCTGCCTGTTGGTATCAGGACAGGGCATGCTGGTCGCTGCTGAGAAAATGCCTTTGGCTGATGACTCAGCGAAGCGGAAGGTTTATTTCACTACAGATGTGGTGCCCCTGTTGACCAGGTTGAACTGCAACAGTGGGGGCTGTCATGGAAAATCGACGGGGCAGAACGGGTTTAAGATCTCGCTGCTCGGTTTTGATCCTGCCATGGATTATACTGCAATTGCGCGGGAATCACGGGGGAGGCGAATCTTTCCCGGTGATCCTGACCGGAGCCTGCTGCTGCTCAAGGCGACGGGGCTGGTGCCCCATGGTGGAGGGCGGTTACTGGAAGCAGATTCCGCGGACTATGCGTTGCTGTATGACTGGATCGAACAGGGAGCCATCGGCCCACATCCGGATGATCCTGAAATTAACAAAATTGAACTGTCGCCCGGTAACCGTGTTTTTCAGCAGCGCTCCAGCCTGAAGCTGCAGGTGACAGCTCACTTTTCAGATGGGACTCAGCGAGACGTCACGCACCAGTCTATTTACGAATCAAACTATCCGGAAATCGGCAAGGTTGATCAGGAAGGTCTGATTACCACTCAATCGCGTGGCGGAGTCTTTGCCGTGATGGCCCGCTTTGGAGAGAAGATTACTGTTTTCCAGGGAGTGGTTCCCTATCATTCCACGGGGCAGCAAAATTTCGCAGGGTATCCTTCGGAAGAGAAACTCTCGAAGATCGATCTGCACCTGGTAGCCCAATGGAAAAAACTGGGGATTCTACCCTCGAAACCAGTAGATGATGCGACCTTCATCCGCCGGGTCACTCTGGATATTTGTGGTACCTTGCCTACGGTTGACGAAGTCAGGCTGTATCTGGCGGATTCCCGACCTGACAAACGGGAGCGATTGATCGATCGACTGTTGGAACGTCCCGAGTATGCCAGTTACTTCGCTTTAAAATGGGCTGATATTTTACAGAACCGGGGGAGCGGCTATGGCACTCGCAATCAACGGGCGGGGACGATGTTGTTCTCTGCCTGGATTCGTGATTCCATCGCAGCCAACAAGCCCTATGATCGCTTTGTGACTGAGCTACTGACTGCCACTGGCAGGCAGGCTCAGAATCCGCCTGCGATCTGGTACCGTTCGGTCCGTTCGACACCTGATTACGTGGAGTCGGTGGCACAGGCGTTTTTAGGTGTCAGGGTTCAATGTGCCCAGTGTCATCATCATCCCGCAGAACGCTGGAGCGAGGACGATTACTATTCTTTCGCTGCCATCTTCAGTCGCGTGGGACGCAAGGGGGGCTTTGCTGATGCCGAGGTGCCGACCAATGAAGTGATTTATCTCAAAGATGAGGGAAAAGTGCATAACCCTCGGAGCGGGAGACTGATGCAGCCCCGTCCGCTGGGAGGTCCTGATTTTGAGGTGTCACGTTTTGACGACCCCCGCCGCAACCTGGCAAAATGGATGACCAGTCCGGAGAATCCCTTTTTCGCCAGGACGATGGTGAATCGGATGTGGGGACATTTTTTCGGTCGGGGAATTATTCACCCGATTGATGATGCCCGCAGCACGAATCCACCTACGAATCCGGTTCTACTCGATGAACTGGCCTATGATTTTGCTGCGAATGGGTATGATGTGAAGCAGCTGATTCGAGAGATCACGAATTCCTATGCGTATAGTCTCAGTGCTAATCCGAATGAAACCAATGCCGAAGATAGTCAGTGTTTTGCCCGTTATTACCCTAAGCGACTTTCAGCGGAAGTCCTGCTGGATGGGATCAGTCAGGTTTTAGATGTTCCCACTGTTTTTCCCGGGGGGCCAGGGGTATTCCCTGAAGGGATGCGGGCGGTAAATCTACCCGACGAAAATGTACGTTTCAATTTCCTGGATGTCTTTGGGCGACCTGCCCGCACATCGGCCTGTGAGTGTGAGCGGACCGTGGATCCCGCCTTGTCGCAGGCGCTCGAACTGGTGAATTCGAAGGAGATCCAGCGAAAACTGACCGATAAAAATGGTTACATCGAACTGCTGGCATCGAATCAGAAAACGCATTCAGATAATGTCCGTGAGATCTTTGTACGGACTTTGTCACGGCCCCCGAGAACATCAGAAGTCGAAACGGCTGTGAAATATCTCAATAGTGAAAAGAATCGGCATGAGGCGTATCGTTCACTGGTCTGGGCGCTCCTGGCCACGAATGAGTTTATGATGAATCATTGA
- a CDS encoding PPC domain-containing protein, whose protein sequence is MKRPGRVSLFALIFLIQVLVSSVLTAATPPILNSVFPCGGQQGSSLELKVAGTGLDEVSRLICSHPDISAEKISKDQFRVSIPASVPVGTYDLRVLCRIGLSSPRAFIVGNRSEVLETEPNEKLKSAQAVSLDVSINGCVSQKGDVDVYHFQASQGQRVVLECRAERIDSSLRPILEVFDSQGRRLAVNRGFFGNDPLISFRVPADGSYAVKVFDLIYSGSPNHFYRLDIDTGPRMLFTVPAVVQYGETAPVSIYGWNLNRLKNKSEQQLAQDAALEATRRSLELGDASSNEQPLLNQSRPTVGNALERLDLTIKAPADNDHTLVPMRRGSEQTDLESFAFQLEEGHAPQSISLTDLPVVLEQETHQTAQTAQQLAYPTEVSGQLIAGDEQDWYAFQARRGEVLWFEAWGQRIHSPVDLDISLLDGAGQKVLARFTDHISNSGSRQFSLSHLDPVGKWVVPEDGRYLIMVRNLRGSLDDDPRRVYRFSLRRQEPEFHLAVVPHHQKQASLNIERGGRALLDVYAIRKRGMTESIRVSAVNLPPGIECPDVWLGPHTERALLTVSASESAPAFVENLQLKVSSAQGAGGRISGGTLVRTDLPNATSRLTTGIPLAVTDTAPVKITANPQLTRKHDLFGEMKLRHAPGSVLDVAVQVDRRDLSDQAEVKLQGIGLPQMIQNQSAVIPAGVNKGYLSFYLPPYLPEGQYTLTIQAETKVTNPESKKKTSVTLFSNPVSFEVKPAAFVVAVDTDAPRQIRRGETIQVKYSARRINGFISKIHTEVEAPALKVDGLRVRGVTFVGQTEEGTLQIIANEDAPLGKQPFIRLSAVGVVEDQAVYHGSCFLNLEITNSTE, encoded by the coding sequence GTGAAACGACCGGGTCGAGTCAGTCTGTTTGCGCTCATATTCCTGATTCAGGTGCTCGTATCATCTGTTTTGACCGCGGCCACGCCTCCCATTCTGAATTCCGTTTTTCCTTGCGGAGGGCAACAGGGGAGCAGCCTGGAACTCAAGGTCGCTGGCACCGGGTTAGATGAAGTTTCCCGTCTGATTTGCAGTCATCCGGATATCTCTGCAGAGAAAATCAGTAAGGATCAGTTTCGGGTTTCGATCCCTGCCAGTGTCCCGGTTGGCACCTATGATCTGCGTGTTCTCTGTCGCATCGGTTTAAGTTCTCCCCGGGCTTTTATTGTGGGGAATCGGTCTGAAGTACTCGAAACGGAACCGAATGAAAAGCTGAAATCAGCACAAGCTGTTTCACTGGATGTGTCGATCAATGGCTGCGTCAGCCAAAAAGGGGACGTGGATGTTTATCATTTTCAGGCCAGTCAGGGGCAACGGGTCGTCCTGGAGTGCCGGGCAGAACGCATCGATTCAAGCCTGCGTCCCATTCTGGAAGTCTTTGATTCCCAGGGGAGGCGTCTGGCGGTCAATCGCGGGTTCTTTGGCAATGATCCTCTGATTTCGTTTCGAGTCCCTGCAGATGGCAGTTATGCAGTCAAAGTCTTTGATCTGATTTATTCCGGTAGCCCGAATCATTTTTATCGACTGGATATCGATACCGGGCCACGGATGCTGTTTACCGTACCTGCAGTCGTGCAATATGGGGAGACCGCTCCGGTTTCAATCTACGGCTGGAACCTGAACCGACTGAAAAACAAATCTGAGCAGCAACTCGCTCAGGACGCAGCTTTAGAAGCAACAAGGCGGTCGCTTGAGCTGGGGGATGCAAGTAGTAATGAACAGCCACTGTTAAATCAGAGTAGACCCACCGTGGGTAATGCCCTTGAGCGGCTGGATCTGACGATCAAAGCTCCAGCAGACAATGATCACACTCTTGTTCCCATGCGCAGGGGGAGCGAACAGACTGATCTGGAAAGCTTTGCGTTTCAGTTAGAAGAAGGTCACGCACCACAGTCAATCAGCCTGACCGATTTACCGGTCGTGCTCGAGCAGGAAACGCATCAGACTGCGCAAACGGCTCAACAGCTTGCTTATCCCACCGAAGTCAGTGGTCAGCTGATAGCCGGTGACGAACAGGACTGGTATGCCTTCCAGGCCCGGCGGGGGGAAGTACTCTGGTTCGAGGCCTGGGGACAGCGGATCCATTCTCCCGTGGATCTTGATATCAGCCTGCTGGATGGAGCGGGGCAGAAGGTCCTGGCACGATTTACGGATCACATCAGTAACAGCGGGAGCAGGCAGTTTTCGCTGAGTCATCTCGACCCTGTCGGTAAATGGGTGGTGCCGGAAGATGGACGCTATCTGATCATGGTCCGCAATCTGCGCGGTAGTCTGGATGATGACCCGCGTCGTGTGTACCGATTCAGTCTCAGACGGCAGGAACCGGAGTTCCACCTGGCGGTCGTCCCACACCATCAAAAGCAGGCCTCTCTTAATATTGAGCGTGGAGGTCGCGCTTTACTGGATGTGTATGCCATCAGAAAACGGGGGATGACCGAATCCATACGAGTAAGTGCTGTTAATCTTCCCCCGGGAATTGAGTGTCCGGATGTCTGGCTGGGACCCCATACAGAACGGGCACTGCTGACCGTCAGTGCTTCCGAGTCTGCACCTGCTTTTGTTGAAAATCTGCAGCTGAAAGTCAGTTCTGCACAGGGCGCGGGCGGGAGAATCAGCGGTGGAACTCTGGTCAGAACGGACTTACCGAACGCCACTAGTCGGCTGACGACAGGCATTCCCCTGGCTGTTACTGACACAGCGCCGGTAAAGATTACCGCCAACCCCCAGTTAACCCGTAAGCACGATCTGTTTGGTGAGATGAAACTGCGACATGCACCCGGCTCGGTACTGGATGTGGCGGTCCAGGTTGATCGGCGCGATCTGAGTGATCAGGCGGAGGTAAAGCTGCAGGGCATAGGGCTCCCGCAAATGATTCAAAATCAGAGTGCCGTGATTCCTGCAGGAGTAAATAAGGGCTATCTCAGTTTTTACCTGCCACCTTATTTGCCGGAGGGGCAGTACACGCTGACGATTCAGGCAGAGACGAAGGTGACGAACCCCGAATCCAAAAAGAAAACGTCGGTCACGCTGTTCAGCAATCCTGTCAGTTTCGAGGTGAAACCGGCTGCGTTCGTGGTCGCCGTGGATACAGACGCTCCCAGGCAAATCCGCCGCGGTGAAACGATTCAGGTGAAATATTCGGCCCGGCGGATTAATGGCTTCATCAGTAAAATTCATACCGAAGTGGAAGCCCCTGCTCTCAAGGTAGACGGGCTGCGTGTGCGGGGCGTGACGTTCGTCGGACAGACCGAAGAGGGGACACTGCAGATCATTGCCAATGAGGATGCCCCTCTAGGGAAACAGCCTTTCATACGTCTGTCTGCGGTCGGTGTTGTGGAAGACCAGGCGGTCTATCATGGAAGCTGTTTCCTGAATCTGGAAATCACCAATTCAACTGAATAA
- a CDS encoding alkaline phosphatase family protein translates to MRVMLFAFILTGTILSYLPQTCAAAEPHSDRCVVLVSVDGLANFYLDDPKADMPTLRKLAREGARAQGMVCSFPTVTWPNHTTLVTGTTPAKHGVIGNNYLDRKSATPVPFIPDPLFDKDQIVKVPTIYDVAHRAGLVTAGIIWPASRNARTLDWTVPDMFGKEAWPKYGTQIWLEELRQDGLPVDEHGAWTGESGGGVKRDWLYTRMARHLFQKHPPNLLVIHLVEVDHVEHKHGPRSTEAYWSVSYADDRLRDIVEAIKLSPHADKTTLVVASDHGFFPISKDIRPNVLLKQEGLISKDKKQAYCLSQGGGCMVYVLDDKHREETIEKLRKKLAKLEGVQAVLGKEEYTKLGQPTPAEDSHAPDLWLAAKSGYSFTNSDSGDETVVPRKTPGGTHGYLPDQPDMLATLVISGYGIKPGTNLGKIQSLDVAPTMARLLGVELPTAQGKPLMPALLDD, encoded by the coding sequence ATGCGCGTGATGCTTTTTGCTTTCATTCTGACTGGCACGATACTGTCTTATCTGCCACAAACCTGCGCTGCGGCAGAACCGCATTCGGATCGCTGTGTGGTCCTGGTCAGTGTGGATGGCCTGGCAAATTTTTATCTGGACGATCCCAAAGCAGACATGCCAACTTTACGCAAGCTCGCCCGAGAAGGAGCTCGTGCTCAGGGTATGGTCTGCTCCTTTCCCACTGTCACCTGGCCTAACCATACGACCCTGGTCACTGGTACAACACCGGCTAAACACGGTGTGATCGGCAACAATTACCTCGATCGCAAAAGTGCGACTCCCGTCCCCTTCATTCCAGATCCATTGTTCGACAAAGATCAGATTGTCAAAGTTCCTACCATCTACGACGTAGCCCACCGGGCTGGACTGGTCACCGCCGGCATCATCTGGCCAGCGTCCCGCAATGCCCGGACGCTGGACTGGACCGTACCCGACATGTTTGGCAAAGAAGCCTGGCCTAAGTACGGCACCCAGATCTGGCTGGAAGAACTGCGTCAGGACGGTCTCCCTGTTGACGAACATGGTGCCTGGACTGGTGAAAGCGGCGGAGGTGTCAAACGCGACTGGCTCTATACCCGGATGGCCCGACATCTGTTCCAGAAACATCCGCCTAACCTGCTGGTCATTCACCTGGTTGAAGTCGACCACGTGGAACACAAACATGGCCCCCGCAGCACCGAAGCCTACTGGTCTGTGAGCTACGCCGACGATCGCCTGCGTGATATTGTTGAAGCCATCAAACTTTCCCCACACGCAGATAAAACTACACTCGTTGTGGCCAGCGATCACGGGTTCTTCCCAATCTCAAAAGACATCCGCCCGAATGTGCTCCTCAAACAGGAAGGCCTGATTTCTAAAGATAAAAAGCAGGCTTACTGTCTGTCTCAGGGCGGCGGCTGTATGGTCTATGTACTGGATGACAAGCATCGCGAAGAAACAATCGAAAAACTGCGCAAGAAACTTGCTAAGCTGGAAGGGGTCCAGGCAGTACTCGGTAAAGAGGAATACACAAAACTGGGTCAGCCGACTCCCGCTGAAGACTCGCACGCCCCCGATCTGTGGCTGGCGGCAAAATCCGGTTACTCATTCACCAACAGTGATTCTGGCGATGAAACCGTCGTTCCACGGAAAACACCTGGCGGAACACACGGGTACCTCCCGGACCAGCCAGACATGCTGGCTACTCTGGTGATCTCAGGTTATGGCATTAAACCCGGAACCAACCTGGGCAAAATTCAGAGTCTGGATGTCGCCCCTACAATGGCCCGCCTGCTGGGAGTTGAACTTCCGACGGCTCAGGGAAAGCCATTGATGCCGGCCCTGCTGGACGATTGA